GACTGGAATGGAAGGAGAAAAAAGTGGCGATAACCGGTATCAAGGGATTCAACGACATACTTCCGGGTGAGGTGGAGAAGTGGCAGTACATCGAGGCGACGGCGCGCCGCGTATTCGAGCTGTATGGCCTTTCGGAGATACGGATACCGATCCTTGAGAAGACGGAGCTTTTCAGCCGCTCCATCGGTGACGCCACCGACATCGTGGAAAAGGAGATGTACTCCTTCGTGGACAAGGGGGAAAACCGCGTCACCATGCGCCCTGAAGGGACCGCCTCGGTAATGCGCTCCTACATCGAGCACAAGCTCTATGCGCAGGATCCGGTGGCGCGCCTGTACTACATGGGGCCGATGTTCCGCTACGAGCGTCCGCAGAAGGGGCGCTACCGCCAGTTCCACCAGATAGGTGCGGAACTCACCGGTGTCACCGACCCGACCGTCGATGCCCAGGTCCTCACCATGTTGAGCCACTTCTTCGCCGAGCTCGGGCTGGACGAGCCTTCTCTGGAGATAAATTCCCTCGGCTGCCCCGAGTGCCGCCCCGTCTACCGGGAGTCGCTGAAGAACTTCCTCCTCACCCGCATGGAGCTCCTGTGCGAGGACTGCGTGAGGCGCTACGAGACGAACCCGCTGCGCGCCCTCGATTGCAAGGCCGCAGGGTGCAAGGAGGCGACCAAGGGCGCTCCCGCGATGCTCGACAATCTCTGCCAGGGGTGCAGCGACCACTTCGAGAAGACGAAGAGCTACCTCGACGCGGTGGGGACGAAGTACCGCATCAACGAGAGGATGGTGCGCGGCCTCGACTACTACACCCGCACGACCTTCGAGATGGTGACCTCCCTGCTCGGCGCCCAGAGCGCGGTTGCGGCGGGGGGGCGCTACGACGGCCTGATCAGCGAGCTCGGCGGCCCGCAGATCCCCGGCATCGGCTTCGCCATCGGGGTGGAGCGGGTTGCGCTGCTCCTCGCGGAGAAGGACTTCGCCCGCAGGCCCGATCTCTTCATCGCCGCCATGGGGGAGGTGGCGCACGGCCGCGCTTTCCAGCTCATGACCGCGTTGCAGCGACTCGGAAGCTCCGTGGAGATCGACTACGAAGGGAAAAGCCTGAAGAGCCAGTTGCGCCGCGCCGACAAGTTCAAGGCGCGCTACACCCTCATCATCGGGGAGGACGAGCTCTCCAAGGGGACGGCGCCGCTGAAGAACATGGACGGTGGCACGCAGGAGGAAGTGGCGCTGGAGGCCGAGGCGATCCTGAAGGCGGTAAAAGGGTAGGGGACGCTCTGCAGGTAATGTAGCAATATAGGCCGGGATAAGCCGCAGGCGTTCCCGGCGCTCCCTCTCCTCACCACACGGTGCCCAGGAGGCAGCGCCGCCCATTTCGCCGCTTGCTCTTGCAGTTAGACGCGTTCGTCATGCTTGACACTGCTTCCTAACCCGTGCATAATCCCCCCGCTTTTTACTCCGCCAGGAATGAATGGGAGCCCCACCAGAGGCTCCCATTTTCCGTGTCGGAGCCCCCGCAGCTCCCCTAGGATGAAATGATATGGCCGATGAATACGCGAACTTCGTGCACCTGCACGTGCACACCCAGTACTCCCTGCTGGACGGCGCCATACGCTTCGGCGACCTCCTCGCGAAGGTAAAGTCGCTCCACATGCCCGCGGTCGCCATGACCGACCACGGCAACATGTTCGGCTCGATCGAGTTCTTCCTCAAGTGCAAGGACAAGGGGATCCAGCCGATCATCGGGTGCGAGGTGTACATCGCGCCCGGCTCGCGCACCCACAAGCAGGCTCCCGCCCCCGACCAGGCCAGCAGCTACCACCTCATCCTCTTGTGCGAAAACCTCACCGGATACAAAAACCTCAGCTATCTCGTCTCCGCCGGCTACAAGGAGGGGTTCTACCGGCGCCCCCGCATCGACAAGGACCTCCTGGCGCAGCACAGCGAGGGGCTCATCGTCCTCTCCGCCTGCCTGCAGGGAGAGGTCCCCTATCTCGCCCTGCGCGGCAAGATGGATGAGGCGAAAGCGGCGGCGCAGTGGTATGCCGACCTCTTCCCGGGGAGCTACTACCTGGAGATCCAGGAGAACGGGATCCCGGAGCAGACGACCGCCAACCGGCGGGTGATGGAGATCGCCCGGGAGCTCGACCTGCCGCTCGTCGCCACGAACGACTGCCACTATCTCAACAAGGAAGACGCCCGCGCCCACGAGATCCTTCTGTGCATCCAGACCGGGAAGACCATGGGGGATCCCTCCCACATGCGTTTTTCCACGGAAGAGTTCTACCTGAAGACGCCGGATGAGATGGCGGCGGCCTTCCACTACGCTCCGGAAGCGCTCACCAACACGGTGGAGATTGCAAAGCGCTGCAAGATCGACTTCGACTTCAAGACCTACTACTTCCCGGCCTACGATCCGCCGCCTGGGGAAACCCTCGACCAGCAACTGGAGCGCGAGTCGACCGAAGGTCTGGTGCAGCGGCTCAACAAGATCCGCATCAAGAACCCAGATTTCACGGTTCAGGACGAGCAGGCGTACTACCACCGCCTGAGGATCGAGCTCGACTGCATCAAGCAGATGGGGTTCCCCGGCTACTTCCTCATCGTTGCGGACTTCATCAACTGGGCGAAGGACCACGGCATCCCGGTCGGTCCCGGCAGGGGATCGGCGGCCGGCTCGCTGGTCGCCTTCTGCATCAGGATCACCGACATCGACCCGATGCCGTACAACCTGCTGTTCGAGCGCTTCCTCAACCCCGAACGTATCTCCATGCCCGATATCGACGTCGACTTCTGCCAGGACCGCCGCGAAGAGGTGATCCAGTATATGGTGGAGCGCTACGGGCGGGAAAAGGTGTGTCAGATCATCACCTTCGGTACCATGGCTGCGCGTGGCGTCATCCGCGACGTGGGGCGCGCGCTCGATCTCCCCTTTGCCGACGTGGACAAGATCGCGAAGCTCGTCCCCGAGGTGCTGGGGATCACCCTGGAGAAGGCTATCGCCCAGGAGCCGAAGCTGAACGAGCTCGCCGCGGCGGATCCGAAGGTAAAGGAGGTCCTCTCTGTCGCCTTGAGGCTCGAAGGGCTTGCCCGCCACGCCTCCACCCATGCGGCTGGCCTCGTGGTGGCGCCGAAGCAGATGGAGAACTTCTGCCCGGTGTACATGGACCAGAAGACCGGGGCGCTCACCACCCAGTACTCCATGAAGTACGTGGAGAAGATCGGGCTGGTGAAGTTCGACTTTCTCGGCTTAAAGAACCTCACGGTCATAGAGAACGCGGTAAAACACATCCGCAAAGTGAATCCCGACTTCGACCTTTCAATTCTCGGGGACGACGATCCGGAAACCTACAAGCTCCTGCAGGCCGGCAACACCACCGGCGTTTTCCAGCTGGAGTCGAGCGGCATGAAGGAGCTCCTGGTAAAGCTCAAGCCCTCCTGCTTCGAGGACATCATCGCGGTCTGCGCCCTCTATCGTCCGGGTCCTTTGGGCAGCGGCATGGTGGACGACTTCATCGAGCGCAAGCACGGCCGCAAGCAGGTGGTGTACGACCTGCCGCAACTCGAGCCGATCCTCAAGGACACCTACGGGGTCATCGTCTACCAGGAACAGGTCATGCAGATCTCCCGGTCGCTCGCCGGCTATTCCCTCGGTGGCGCCGACCTACTGCGCCGCGCCATGGGTAAGAAAGACATGGAGCAGATGGCCAAGGAGCGCGACAAGTTCCAGGCCGGCGCCGAGAGCCAGGGGATCGATCCGAAGAAGGCGGCGGGTATCTTCGACCTCATGGCGAAGTTCGCCGAGTACGGCTTCAACAAGTCGCACTCCGCGGCATATGCGCTCGTGGCGTACCACACCGCGTATCTGAAGGCGCACTACCCGGTCGAGTTCATGGCAGCCCTCCTGACGGAGGACATGAGCTCCACCGACAAGGTCATAAAGAGCGTCAGCGACTGCCGGGATATGGGGATCGAGGTCCTCCCCCCCGACATAAACCAGTCGGACCGCTCCTTCCGCGTCCTCGGCAACTCCATGCGCTTTGGCCTCGGGGCCGTGAAGAACGTGGGGGAGGGGGCGATCGAGGCGATCATCGAGGCGCGCGGCGACTCCCCCTTCACCGATCTCTTCGATTTCTGTGAAAGGGTCGACCTGCGCCGCTGCAACAAGAGGGTCATCGAGGCACTCATCAAGTGCGGCGCCTTCGACTCCACAGGCGCCAAGCGCTCCCAGCTCATGGCGGTCCTCGAGGATGCGGCCGCCTCCGGGCAGCGGGTGCAGCAGGAGCGGGAGAGCGCCCAGGCCTCACTCTTCGGGATCCACGAGGTGATCCGCGGGGCCGGGAGCGGGGGGAACCGCTATCCGGAGATACCGGAGTGGGACGAGAAGTACCGGCTGGGGTGCGAGAAGGACGCGATCGGCTTCTTCATCACCGGGCACCCGCTGGCGCGCTACGAGGGGGACATAAAGCGCCTCTCCAACGCCACCACGGCGACCCTTACGGAGATGAAGGAAAAGAGCGAGGTGAAGATCTGCGGCATCGCCACCTCGTTGAAGGAGATCATCACCAAGAAAGGGGACCGGATGGGGTTCATCTCCCTTGAGGACACCTCCGGCTCCGTGGAGGTGGTGATCTTCTCCGACGTCTATGCCAACTGCTCCGAGTACGTGAAAAGCGACGACCCGATCCACGTCACCGGGACGCTGGAGCTGGGGGAGAAGGGGGCGAAGGTCATGGCGACGAGCATCGTCCTCCTGCGCGACCTGAACGAGGCGCTGACGAAGAAGGTGAACTTCAACCTCGACGCCAAGGGGGCCGACCCGGGGAAGCTGGAGACTCTAAAGGAGATCATTTCCCGCTATGCCGGGAACTGCCGCAGCTTTCTCCACCTCGATATAGAGAACAATTCACGCGTCACCATACGGCTTTCGGAGACGTACAAAGTGGCAGCCAGCGAAGATTTAACAGTGGAAGTGAGTAACCTCTTCGGCTATAATGCCGTGTCTTTCGAGTAGGGTCTCTTTCTCACTCCTCACAGACTGTACGAAACCAAGCTGGAGCTTGGACAGAGGCATGGCAGAAAGCACTTTCAGCCACCCTCAGACAATTGATCTAATCCGGGAGAATATAAAGATGGCAGTGCAGCAACAACACACCACCTATCTCGATTTCGAGAAGCCTCTGGCAGAGCTGGAGAAGAAGATACAGGAACTCCTCGCTTTTTCCACCGAAGGGGTGGACCTGAAGGGGGAGGTGGAGAAGCTGGAGACGAAGGCGGAGGCGATGCGCGCCGAGATGTTTGCGAACCTGACCCGCTGGCAGACCGCGCAGGTTGCGCGCCACATCAACCGCCCCTTCACGCTTGACTACCTGCAACTGATCTTCACCGACTTCATCGAGCTGCACGGCGACCGCAACTTCGGTGACGACCACGCCATCGTAGGTGGACCCGCGCGGCTGGACGGCGAGCCGGTGATGGTGATCGGGCACCAGAAGGGGCGCGACACGAAGGAGAAGGTTTTCCGCAACTTCGGCATGCCGAACCCGGAGGGGTACCGCAAGGCGTTGCGCCTCATGGAGATGGCGGAGCGTTTCAGGATGCCGATCGTGACCTTCGTCGACACCCCCGGGGCGTACCCCGGAATCGGCGCCGAGGAGCGCGGGCAGGCTGAAGCGATCGCCAGGAACCTGCGCGAGATGGCGCGCCTTACAGTGCCGATCGTCGTCGTCATCGCCGGCGAAGGTGGATCGGGCGGGGCGCTCGCCATCGCCGTCGGTGATCGGATCCTCATGCTGGAGCACTCCATCTATTCCGTCATCTCCCCCGAAGGGTGCGCCGCCATCCTCTGGTCCGACGGCACGAAAGGGGCGCAGGCGGCCGACGCCCTGAAGCTCACCGCTGCCGACATAAAGACGCTCGGCGTCATCGACGAGATCGTTCCGGAGCCGGCCGGCGGCGCCCACCGCGACCACGCCGGGGCGGCGAAGCTGCTGCACGAGGCGATATCGAGGAACCTGAAGGAACTGCAGGGGCTCCCTGCGGAGGAGCTCATTGAGGAGCGCTACCAGAAGTTCCGCAAGCTGTCGCAGTTTATCGAGTAGATTGACAGTTCAGCAGGTCTGGCAATCATAAAAGGCGCATCCGGCAGTAGCCGGAGCGCCTTTTTAAGTTCATCCGGGAATTCCGGGGAACCGGCATCTGTCGGCCCTCCAGCGAGGAGGCCAGGCTTTTCGTTCCCCCCTTTGTGAAGGTTCTTCCAGAAATTCCGGGGAAGCCGTAGTATGTTCCAATGAAGGGCCGCACGAGGCCTCGCGTCCCCCCCTTCGCAAATCCCGGGGAAGCTTGCATTGCTTTAATCCGCCGGCCCTGTGTGTCTTTCGCAGGGCAGGAGCTCAGGCGTCCCCTCCCTTTCAAGGGGAGGGACAGGGTGGGGATGGGGTAGAGTTGGGCCGCGCCGACCCCATCCCCCTCCTGTCCTCCCCCTTGAAAGGGGAGGAACGCGCTGCCGACGGCTTGATCTGATTCATCTCCTCCAGTGGGGTACGCTAGTGGCGCCTCGCTGGAGCACAGGCTTCCCAGCCTGTAGCCGCGGCGCCAGCCGCGCGGTCTGTGGCGGCTGCGCCGCCCTCGCAGGCAAGAGGCCTACGCTCCAGCGCGTCCAGCGCGGGGGTACCCGAGTTCTTTGTAACGACCTTCCCCAGAATTCCCGGAAGACCCTTCGCAAAGGGGGGACGCGAGGCATCCTGCGGCGCTTCGAGCCAATGTATCCCAGCTCCCCGGAATTCTCGGACGAGCCTTTTTTAATAGGGGACGGGGAAAAAGGCCGCTCAGATGCCGCTTTGGCTCTCTTTCTCGGAGACGCCAAGAGGCGCCACCATCGCCACGCAGGTGCCTGCGCCAGGGGGAGAGGAAATCTCCACCCTTCCCCCGAGATGCCGCAGTCTTTCGCTGAGGCTGAAGAGGCCGAAGCTGTCCTTCGGACGGGGCCTTTTTCCGTTCATCCCGATGCCGTCGTCCTGCACCGATATCGTTATCACCCCCTCCTCCCTCTTCATCGATACCTCGGCACCCGTTGCATGGGCGTGCTTCATGACGTTCACCAGAAGTTCCCGCACCCCCTGGAAGAGCAGGGTGCGCAGGTGGTCAGGCAGCGATGTATGGCTGCCATCGTCGTGGTAAGTTACGACAAGCCCCGTCTGCTCCTGAAATTCCTCGCACAGCGACTCGACCGCCGCTTCCAGCCCAAGCTCGTGCAGGACGGGGGGACGAAGCTCCGTGGTAAGGGAGCGCGTCTTGTCGATCACCTCGTCCAAGAGTGCCGTGATCTGAGCTATCTCCTGCCTCAGAATGTCCCTGTGCTCCCAATGCTTCAACGACTCCAGCTTCATTTTGCTCAGCGCCAGGTTCTGCCCGATCTGGTCGTGCAGTACCGAGGCCAGGTGCTTTCGCTCCTCTTCTCCCATCCGGTACATCTCTTCCGTCATCAGGCTTAGCCGTTGCTGGTACGCGGCTATCTTTCTTTCGGCGCGTTTCCGTTCCGTTACGTCCTGCAGGAGCGCAAGGAAGGCATCGAGGGTGCCGTCCTTGCGGCGGAGGCAGCTCACCGAAATCACCGCGTCGATGATCTCTCCGTCCTTTCTGATGTATCGCTTCTCGGCTGTGAAGCCATCCAACTCCCCGGCGAGCATCTTCTCGTACTCCACGATAGCTACCTCGCGGTCTTCCGGGTGGGTAAGCTCGGGCCAGCTCAGCGTGAGCAACTCCTCCCTGCGATACCCGAGGATCTCGCACGCCCTGTCGTTCACCTCAATTATCTTTTTTTCGGGAGAGGAGACGGTCATCCCGATGAGGCCGAGCTCGAAATAGCGACGGAATCGCTCCTCACTCGCCGCGAGCGCCTCCTCGGCCTTTTTCCGTTCGGTGATGTCGAAGGAGATGCCGATCATTCCGATGAGCCGCCCGTCGTCGTCACGGATTGGGGATTCGGTGACGTGCGCGAGAAACTCCGAGCCGTCCCGCCGCTTCACTGTGAACTCACCCGTCCAGCTCTGTCCCTCCGCGAGCTTCGCCAGAATCTCCATCCCGTATTGCGCCCAGATCCGGCAGGCCGTCACGTCCGCCACGTTGCGGCCGAGCACTTCCACCGTCTTCCAGCCGTACAGAACCTCTGCCGCGCGGTTCCAGAAAATGATCGTCCCTCGCCGGTCGGTGGCTATGACGGATTGCCCGATGATGTTCACCAGATGCGCCGTGAACCTGAGCTTTCGCTGGGTATTTTTCAGCTCTGTTACATTGCGGATGATGCAATAGTTGTAGGGCGCGTCGGCGGCGGATCCGCGGTACCCGCCGACAGTGACGAGCCAGGAGCAGCCTTTCACGTCCCGGCAGGCATCGAGCCTGAAGGTGAGGGGTTCCCCCGATTCCAGCGCCTGGAGCTCCTTTTCACGTATCTGGTCCGCTTCAGTGCCAAACAATACCGCCATGCTCTGGCCGCGCGCCTCCTCCGGGGTTACGCCCAAAAGCGCGCCGGCGGGGTCGTTCAAAAGGAAAATCCGCCCGTCGGGGTGCGACAGGAAGATCGCCTCGTTCTCGTCCTGGAGCAGGAGCGCGCACGCCTCGTTCAGGTAGTCTATCTCTATGCCGGCTTCGGAAGGGGTGACGGGGCTCTGTACGTTTGAGTGCTCTCCGAAGATGGTGTGCCGGTGGCTCTGCATGAGGTGGACGATGCGGGTCTCCGGGATGCAGCTGCTGAGCTGGTAGAGGCACAGAATGCGCACCGTCTCCGAGGTTGCCACTTCGTCGAGCTCCTCCTCGTGATGGTTCGAAGGAAACCAGATGTTTCCGTCGATGATGATGAGGGTGCTCCTCTGAGTTGCAGTTGTGTCGGCGAGTTCCTCGGCGAGTGAGTCGGCTAGACCGCGGGGAGTGGCGTATCTGCTGAAATCCTCTGGCGATCGCAGGATGAGCTCACCCTCCCTGGCGTGCGCGGGGGCGTCGACGCCGGATATGGCCAGCGACTCCATCACCTTGTCGGCTTCACCCTTGAAGAGAAGGAGAAAGCAGCGCTCCCCCCGCCTCAGGGCAAGCTCCACGCTTTGCTGTATCAGTGCCACTTTCTGGGTGCTGTTGCGGTACAGGAGGCAGTCGTGTACACCGGTCGGATGTGCCGGCTCGTTATATGCTCTCTTTGCCATGGGTCCCTTCCGGAGAGGTTTGTCTCGCGTCAATTAGCCATTATAAACCTCCGGCCTCTGCGCTGTCGCGGGTATTGCGACGGGCCGCTCCTTATTGGTTGCGGTGCGTGCTCGCGCTGTGTTATCACTCTTACTGCCAGGCGATGGTGCGCCTTCGGCAACGACTACAGGAGAACGAATGGAAGAGCGTCTGCAAAAGATTTTGTCCCAGGCGGGGGTGGCTTCGCGCCGGGAGGCTGAAGGTATCATCCTCGAGGGGCGCGTCGCGGTGAACGGTGAGGTGGTGAGCGAACTGGGGAGGAAGGCGGACCCGGAGGCGGACTCTATAACAGTCGACGGGAAGAAGCTGAACCTGGGGGAGAAGCGGGTCTACGTTCTCCTGTACAAGCCTGTAGGGTACGTCACCACCATGAAGGACCCGCAGGGGCGCCCCGTCGTGAGCGACCTTTTGAAGAGCGTCCCGGCACGCGTCTACCCGGTGGGGCGCCTCGACTACAATACGGAAGGGCTTCTCCTGCTGACCAACGACGGTGCGCTGGCCCACGCCCTCATGCATCCGAGCCACGAGATCGACAAGGGGTACCTCGTGCGGGTAGGGGGGCACGTCTCGGAGAGCCAGATACAGCGGCTGAGCGAAGGGGTGCGGCTGGAGGACGGTCTTACGGCTCCCGCTGTCGTCACCCGCGTCCGCGAGAGCGCGCAAAATTCCTGGATCTCCATCACCATTCACGAGGGGCGTTATCGGCAGGTGCGCAGGATGTGCGAGGCGGTGGGTCTGCAGGTGGTGAGGCTCAAGAGGTCGCGCTACGACTTCCTGGAGATAGGGGAGCTAAAGCCCGGGGAGTACCGGCTGCTCAGTGCGGAGGAGGTGCGCAGGCTGAAGGGTGATGCCGCCAAGGGCCCCTCTTCCGGGGGCGCTCCGCATCGACCGCGGCCGGAACGGCTGAAGGCTCCTTTCAGAGGGAGAAAGAACCCCGCCTGACGCAGCAAAGCCGCCCCGATCCGGTGCGGCTTTACCGTTTCCCTCTCTTTCCGGTCAGGCCCTCGGGGCTCCCTTCGACCTCTCCGGCTTTCCCTTTTCCCCGCCCTTGGCGAGCATCTTTGCGGCACGCACCGCCCGGGCCTTCGCCAAGTTGTCGGCCAGCCCCTTCTCCTGAGCCATCCTTCTGCGCGCCTCCGAAAAGTTTTTCGCGGTGAGCGCCTGGCTGCTGGGGATGGAGAACTGCTTTCTGTATTCGCTCGGCTTCATGCCGTGCACCTGGGCTATGTGGCGAGCGAGTGTCTTCATTCCGCTCTTGCCGCAGACCATACAGGTTATCTGGTCCGGCTGAAACGCCTTCTTCAGAGATATCGCGGGTCCCTTCGCCTCGGGCTTCTCCGAAATCTCGCCGCTTTCCACCTCCAACTTCTGCAGTGCCACGTGTACCTTCTGGAGTTCCTGAAGCAGCTCATCCCCCGACATTTCTGTAACGGACGCGTGCGAAGAGACAATGTTGGCCGTCAATTCCAATAACGATGATGCCATGCCTACCTCCTCCTCTGTCCCTTTTCGATGTATCTGTTCTTATTATATAGAATTAAACTATAAAGAAAACCAAAATCAAGGTTCGATTTCCTTACTTGCTGCTCGTGTCATCCTCTGTCTTGTCTCATTTACAGTGTGAGCCATGCGCAGAACTTGAGCAATAAAGATATGACGCCGCTCCTTTCGGGGCTGCAATAGAAGTGTCGTCGCTAAGACGCCGCGCTGAAGGTGTGTTAAGCTTTAATGGTGTTGTCAATTGGTGCATCACAAGCCGCGAAGTCAATATCCATCGGGTTCTACCTCAAAAGAGTAGGGTGATGCGTACCGATTGTACTCCCCTTGTCTTCCCCTTCGCGCGGTTGTTTACATTGGCCCCAATTTATGACACTGTGCTTTTTGCGGGAGAAAGGGATAAAGATGAAGAAGAAGCTTCTCCGCTGTCGCACGTTCCGAACGTTTTTCAACGCTGCTCAGGAAAAAGCTTGACTTCTGCTGCCATACTCTGGTACAAGGTACTTCGCACGTTGGGGTGTCGCCAAGCGGTAAGGCAACGGACTCTGACTCCGTCATCCAAGGTTCGAATCCTTGCACCCCAGCCATTCATTAAGAACTCGCCGCTCCAGTCGGCTTACAATTTCGGTCCCATCGTCTAGTGGTTAGGACACCGGCCTTTCACGTCGGTAACAGGGGTTCAAGTCCCCTTGGGATCACCATCATCGAAAACAGCGCCCCTCCGGGCGCTGTTTTTTTTTAAGCTGCACTTTTCAAGTTGCTAATGAGTATTTCCCTGCTTATTCTATCATGTGCAAAAAATAGAGCGGGGTTAACCAATGAGCCTGAAATGTGCGATGCGATGGCTGGTACTTCTCCTTCTTCTCCTTCCTCTTCCTTCCATTGCTGCTCTCCTCGAGGAAACGTCTGGAGCCAGCGGCCGGGATACGACGCAGGGAAGCAGCGTCGGTGACTTCGGCCTTGAGGGCTCCTACCGCAGCAATCCCGAGGTACTGCCGGTCGAGCAGTCGAAGGACGCGAGGGAGTGGCCCGACGAGCCGGACTCGGCGCAGCGGACCGTGAGACTCCTGGCGGAGCCGGGGGACGGCGAGATCTATCTCTCCTGGTACCTCGCGGAGAAGCCGCGCAAGCTCTCTGCCCAGCCTGCCTCCGGAGGGGGTGCGAAGGGGCAGGGAGCGGAGGGGGGGCGCGCGGAGAAGGTCGTGCGCTACCAGGTCCTGTACCGCTCCGACGTCGAGCCGGGGGGGAAGACGGTCGACGTACTGAAGGGGAACAGCTGCCGGCTGCGCGAGGTGAAGAACAACCGGCTCTACCTGATCCAGGTAAAGGGGTTCGGCGCAGCAGGGCAGGAGGTCGCCTCCTCCCGCGAGATCGCCGTGACGCCGCAGTCGGCGGAGGAATTAGGCTCCCCCATCGAGCGGGCCTTCGCGAAGGAAGTAGGTTCCCTGCAAGGCACCGTAAAGGGAGGGGCGAAGGGGGGGCAGAAACTGCAGCTGAACCGCCGCCTCACCCAGTTCGGCTACGACTTCTTCAAGAACAGCGGTGAGACGAGCTCCTCCGACAACCTCCCCGTCGTCCCCGACTACCTCATCGGCCCCGGTGACGCCCTGCGGGTGGACATCTGGGGGGCGCTGCAAGGGCGCCACGAACTGGTCGTCAACCGCGACGGCGTCATAACCATCCCGAAGATCGGGGCGGTGAAGGTGTGGGGGCTGACCTACGAGCAGGCGCGCGGGGTCATCGAGAAGGCGATATCCCGTTACTACCGGAACTTCGACCTGAACCTCACCATGGGGAAACTCCGCACCATGCAGGTCTACGTGGTCGGTGAGGTGCAGGCTCCGGGGGTGTACACCATAAACTCCCTCTCCACCGCCATCAGCGCCCTCGCCGCCGCCGGCGGCCCCTCGAAAAACGGCTCCCTGCGCTCCATACGCCTCGTGCGCGGCGGCAGCACGGTTCAGGAACTCGACCTCTACGACATGTTCGTGAGCGGCGACAAGACGAAGGATCTGCGGCTGCAAAGCGGAGACACCCTCTTTGTCCCGGTCATCGGGCCGGTCGCCGCCGTGGCGGGAGAGGCTCGGCGCCCTGCGATCTACGAGCTGAAGGGGAAGACCTCGGTGGCGGAAATCCTGAAGATGGCGGGGGGGACGACCGCAGCGGCGGACAGCTCCCGCGTCCAGGTCGAGCGCCTTTCCGGGAACTCCCGCGTCATTCTCGACTACTCCGGAAAGTCGGAGCAGGAGCTCTCCTCCCTCCCCGTGCAGGACCGGGACATGGTAAAGGTATTCCCGGTCTTCGAGGCGGCACGCGGGGTGGTGACCCTCACCGGAAACGTGCAGCACCCCGGCCAGTACCAGTACCGCCCCGGCATGCGCCTGAAGGACCTCATCCCCGACTACGGCACGCTCCTCCCGGAATCGTACCTCTCCGCGGTGGAGATCACGAGGCTCGCCCTGCCTGACCGGCATCGCGAACTGATATCTGCCGATCTGGGGAAGGCCCTCGCCGGGAGCGACCCGGACAACGTGGAGCTGAAGGATCAGGACAGCGTCCACGTATTTTCGCTGTGGGACATGCAGGAGCACCCGGTGGTGGCGATCACCGGTCAGGTGGTGAAGCCGGGTGAATACCCCTTCTACCCGCACATGACGGTGCGAGACCTGGTGAGCGCCGCAGGGAGCCTGAAGCGAAACGCGCTCCTTTCCAACGCGGAACTCACCCGCCTGGAGGTGCAGGACGGCACCGCCGTCGCCACCCGCTCGACCGTCGACCTCGGAAAGGCGCTCGCCGGCGACGCAGCACACAACCTGACGCTGCAGCCGGACGACATGCTCATCGTGCGCGGCATCACCGAGTGGCTGGAAGCCTCCGACCGCTTCGTGGTCCTCTCCGGCGAGGTCCGCTACCCCGGCACCTACTCCATCTCCAAGGGGGAGCG
The DNA window shown above is from Geomonas sp. RF6 and carries:
- a CDS encoding PAS domain S-box protein, producing MAKRAYNEPAHPTGVHDCLLYRNSTQKVALIQQSVELALRRGERCFLLLFKGEADKVMESLAISGVDAPAHAREGELILRSPEDFSRYATPRGLADSLAEELADTTATQRSTLIIIDGNIWFPSNHHEEELDEVATSETVRILCLYQLSSCIPETRIVHLMQSHRHTIFGEHSNVQSPVTPSEAGIEIDYLNEACALLLQDENEAIFLSHPDGRIFLLNDPAGALLGVTPEEARGQSMAVLFGTEADQIREKELQALESGEPLTFRLDACRDVKGCSWLVTVGGYRGSAADAPYNYCIIRNVTELKNTQRKLRFTAHLVNIIGQSVIATDRRGTIIFWNRAAEVLYGWKTVEVLGRNVADVTACRIWAQYGMEILAKLAEGQSWTGEFTVKRRDGSEFLAHVTESPIRDDDGRLIGMIGISFDITERKKAEEALAASEERFRRYFELGLIGMTVSSPEKKIIEVNDRACEILGYRREELLTLSWPELTHPEDREVAIVEYEKMLAGELDGFTAEKRYIRKDGEIIDAVISVSCLRRKDGTLDAFLALLQDVTERKRAERKIAAYQQRLSLMTEEMYRMGEEERKHLASVLHDQIGQNLALSKMKLESLKHWEHRDILRQEIAQITALLDEVIDKTRSLTTELRPPVLHELGLEAAVESLCEEFQEQTGLVVTYHDDGSHTSLPDHLRTLLFQGVRELLVNVMKHAHATGAEVSMKREEGVITISVQDDGIGMNGKRPRPKDSFGLFSLSERLRHLGGRVEISSPPGAGTCVAMVAPLGVSEKESQSGI
- a CDS encoding pseudouridine synthase, which codes for MEERLQKILSQAGVASRREAEGIILEGRVAVNGEVVSELGRKADPEADSITVDGKKLNLGEKRVYVLLYKPVGYVTTMKDPQGRPVVSDLLKSVPARVYPVGRLDYNTEGLLLLTNDGALAHALMHPSHEIDKGYLVRVGGHVSESQIQRLSEGVRLEDGLTAPAVVTRVRESAQNSWISITIHEGRYRQVRRMCEAVGLQVVRLKRSRYDFLEIGELKPGEYRLLSAEEVRRLKGDAAKGPSSGGAPHRPRPERLKAPFRGRKNPA
- a CDS encoding MucR family transcriptional regulator; this encodes MASSLLELTANIVSSHASVTEMSGDELLQELQKVHVALQKLEVESGEISEKPEAKGPAISLKKAFQPDQITCMVCGKSGMKTLARHIAQVHGMKPSEYRKQFSIPSSQALTAKNFSEARRRMAQEKGLADNLAKARAVRAAKMLAKGGEKGKPERSKGAPRA
- a CDS encoding SLBB domain-containing protein, producing MSLKCAMRWLVLLLLLLPLPSIAALLEETSGASGRDTTQGSSVGDFGLEGSYRSNPEVLPVEQSKDAREWPDEPDSAQRTVRLLAEPGDGEIYLSWYLAEKPRKLSAQPASGGGAKGQGAEGGRAEKVVRYQVLYRSDVEPGGKTVDVLKGNSCRLREVKNNRLYLIQVKGFGAAGQEVASSREIAVTPQSAEELGSPIERAFAKEVGSLQGTVKGGAKGGQKLQLNRRLTQFGYDFFKNSGETSSSDNLPVVPDYLIGPGDALRVDIWGALQGRHELVVNRDGVITIPKIGAVKVWGLTYEQARGVIEKAISRYYRNFDLNLTMGKLRTMQVYVVGEVQAPGVYTINSLSTAISALAAAGGPSKNGSLRSIRLVRGGSTVQELDLYDMFVSGDKTKDLRLQSGDTLFVPVIGPVAAVAGEARRPAIYELKGKTSVAEILKMAGGTTAAADSSRVQVERLSGNSRVILDYSGKSEQELSSLPVQDRDMVKVFPVFEAARGVVTLTGNVQHPGQYQYRPGMRLKDLIPDYGTLLPESYLSAVEITRLALPDRHRELISADLGKALAGSDPDNVELKDQDSVHVFSLWDMQEHPVVAITGQVVKPGEYPFYPHMTVRDLVSAAGSLKRNALLSNAELTRLEVQDGTAVATRSTVDLGKALAGDAAHNLTLQPDDMLIVRGITEWLEASDRFVVLSGEVRYPGTYSISKGERLSSVIRRAGGFTEKAYLKGARFTRKSVRESQQKRMDEVIARSEIEIMQKEGEISASASSKEEADAAKASLEGLLAALQKLKERKAEGRVVITLLPPDLMSSTDNDLELMGGDRLEVPMTPSEVTVMGQVYNPTSFVYKEGGTVSSYLRKSGGPTREAEDDDIYVVKADGSVASRQQSSFGMSWDENDKKWSFGGFMDRRVDPGDTIVVPQKLERTAWMRSIKDITTIVSQIALTAGTVYLWFK